In one Candidatus Neomarinimicrobiota bacterium genomic region, the following are encoded:
- a CDS encoding transposase, translating to MTRLGRLEIRLPRDREGNFSTELFNRYQRSKKALLLALSESYFEGVSTRKVGKIMEKLCGEQFGRSTVSNICKDLDKVLENLRNRTLEKCYPYLVLDARYENIRESRIVNKKAVMMVLGINEEGYREILSVEIGYSEEGEKLDKGIQ from the coding sequence TTGACACGATTGGGAAGATTAGAGATAAGGTTACCGAGGGATAGAGAGGGTAATTTTTCGACAGAATTATTCAATCGATATCAGCGAAGTAAGAAGGCATTGCTATTAGCACTATCGGAGTCATATTTTGAGGGGGTATCCACACGAAAAGTGGGTAAAATAATGGAGAAGCTATGTGGTGAGCAATTTGGAAGAAGTACAGTTAGTAATATATGTAAAGATTTAGATAAAGTGTTAGAAAACTTGAGAAATAGGACCTTAGAGAAGTGCTATCCCTATTTGGTATTAGATGCTCGATACGAAAATATAAGGGAGAGTAGAATAGTGAATAAGAAGGCAGTAATGATGGTTTTAGGGATAAATGAGGAAGGATATAGGGAGATATTGTCTGTAGAAATAGGATATAGTGAAGAGGGAGAGAAACTGGATAAAGGTATTCAGTAG